A section of the Bradyrhizobium oligotrophicum S58 genome encodes:
- a CDS encoding ABC transporter ATP-binding protein yields MALTLETRDLTIRFGGHVAVNCVSCSFRPGELTAIVGPNGAGKTTYFNLISGQLRASSGSILFDGRDITSLSAPLRTRAGLGRAFQLTNLFPNLSVEENVRLAVQAQSGVHYDLLRPWMARRDLIARADAILDQVALGSRRNITATTLSHGDQRKLEVALMMALEPKVFMFDEPTAGMSIDEVPVVLDLIGKLKQDKSRIILLVEHKMDVVRSLADRIIVLHNGQLVADGKPAEVIASPIVQEAYLGVSTRSAA; encoded by the coding sequence ATGGCCCTCACCCTCGAAACACGCGACCTTACCATCCGCTTCGGCGGCCATGTCGCGGTCAACTGCGTCAGCTGCAGCTTCCGGCCGGGCGAGCTGACCGCGATCGTCGGCCCCAACGGCGCCGGCAAGACCACCTATTTCAACCTGATCTCCGGCCAGTTGCGCGCGTCGTCCGGCTCCATCCTGTTCGACGGCCGTGACATCACCAGTCTCTCAGCGCCGCTGCGCACCCGCGCCGGCCTCGGCCGCGCCTTCCAGCTCACCAATCTGTTTCCCAATCTGAGCGTCGAAGAGAACGTGCGCTTGGCGGTCCAAGCGCAGAGTGGAGTGCATTACGATCTCCTGCGTCCCTGGATGGCCCGGCGTGATCTGATTGCGCGCGCCGATGCAATCCTCGATCAGGTCGCCCTCGGCAGCCGCCGCAATATCACTGCGACGACGCTGTCGCACGGCGACCAGCGCAAGCTCGAGGTCGCGCTGATGATGGCGCTGGAGCCGAAAGTCTTCATGTTCGACGAGCCGACCGCCGGCATGAGCATCGACGAGGTGCCGGTCGTGCTCGACCTGATCGGCAAGCTCAAGCAGGACAAGAGCCGGATCATCCTGCTCGTCGAGCACAAGATGGACGTCGTGCGCTCGCTCGCCGACCGCATCATCGTGCTGCATAATGGACAGCTGGTTGCCGACGGCAAGCCGGCCGAGGTCATCGCCTCGCCGATCGTGCAGGAAGCCTATCTCGGCGTCTCCACACGGAGCGCCGCATGA
- a CDS encoding substrate-binding domain-containing protein, whose protein sequence is MRTIHIFKGIISSLTAALLATAAQADDLKIALIYGKTGPLEAYAKQTEAGLRLGFEYATKGTNMIDGRKIVIITKDDQGKPDLSKAALSEAYQDDGADIAIGTTSSAAALADLPVAEENKKILIVEPAVADQITGEKWNRYIFRTGRNSSQDAISNAVAIGKPGVTVATLAQDYAFGRDGVAAFKEALAKTGATLGAEEYVPTSTTDFTAVGQRLFDALKDKPGKKIIWVIWAGAGDPLTKLQDMDPKRYGIELSTGGNILPALAAYKRLPGMEGATYYYYDIPKNPVNDWLVAEHQKRFNAPPDFFTAGGFSAAMAVVTAVTKAKSTDSEKLIAAMEGMEFDTPKGKMIFRKEDHQALQSMYHFRVKVDPNLAWAVNEPVREIKIDEMAIPIRNKR, encoded by the coding sequence GTGCGAACGATACATATATTCAAAGGTATTATTTCATCTCTGACTGCAGCCCTGCTGGCCACCGCCGCCCAGGCCGACGATCTGAAAATCGCTCTCATCTACGGCAAGACCGGCCCGCTCGAGGCCTATGCCAAGCAGACCGAAGCGGGCCTTCGGCTCGGCTTCGAATATGCCACCAAGGGCACCAACATGATCGACGGTCGCAAGATCGTCATCATCACCAAGGACGACCAGGGCAAGCCCGATCTGTCGAAGGCCGCGCTCTCCGAGGCCTACCAGGATGACGGCGCCGACATCGCGATCGGCACGACCTCGTCGGCCGCTGCGCTCGCCGACCTGCCGGTCGCCGAGGAGAACAAGAAGATCCTGATCGTCGAGCCGGCGGTCGCCGACCAGATCACCGGCGAGAAGTGGAACCGCTACATCTTCCGCACCGGGCGCAATTCGTCGCAGGATGCGATCTCCAACGCGGTCGCGATCGGCAAGCCCGGCGTCACCGTCGCCACGCTGGCCCAGGACTACGCCTTCGGCCGCGACGGCGTCGCCGCCTTCAAGGAGGCGCTGGCCAAGACGGGTGCCACCTTGGGCGCCGAGGAATACGTGCCCACCAGCACCACCGACTTCACCGCCGTCGGCCAGCGCCTGTTCGACGCGCTGAAGGACAAGCCCGGCAAGAAGATCATCTGGGTGATCTGGGCCGGCGCCGGCGATCCGCTCACCAAGCTGCAGGACATGGATCCGAAGCGCTACGGCATTGAGCTGTCGACCGGCGGCAACATCCTGCCCGCGCTCGCCGCCTACAAGCGGCTGCCGGGCATGGAAGGCGCCACCTACTATTATTATGACATTCCCAAGAACCCCGTGAACGATTGGCTGGTGGCCGAGCACCAGAAGCGCTTCAACGCGCCGCCGGATTTCTTCACCGCTGGAGGCTTCTCCGCGGCGATGGCCGTCGTGACCGCCGTGACCAAGGCGAAATCGACCGACAGCGAGAAGCTGATCGCGGCGATGGAGGGCATGGAGTTCGACACGCCGAAGGGCAAGATGATCTTCCGCAAAGAGGATCACCAAGCGCTGCAAAGCATGTATCACTTCCGCGTCAAGGTCGATCCGAACCTCGCCTGGGCCGTCAACGAGCCGGTGCGCGAGATCAAGATCGACGAGATGGCGATCCCGATCCGCAACAAGCGCTGA